In Streptantibioticus cattleyicolor NRRL 8057 = DSM 46488, a genomic segment contains:
- a CDS encoding LacI family DNA-binding transcriptional regulator yields the protein MGFAEKRGSYWRGRYKVAPGKHNTVVDENGKALRFATKGEAQRAAAEAENKYRRGDWRDPALGQETFGEYANRWYEAQDLAASTMQNYKRHIEEHLLPEFEDKALAGILRTDVDLWEKKEKALYAASSVKTWRSTLHLIFEDAIDEGLITSNPAARRRGRGKRAGRSRDRGPEKVVTDALGILLTAERAALLSGRDDEFVAVVLKGYTGMRWGEIVGLETPFVRPGAVRVEWQLYELDTGELVRCPPKDDSYRTIDSMDWLSALVANHIARTKPALCPCHGKTYVFRGQGAARTGGHQGAKLVDVARRAGVSTGTVSNVLNHPERVTEATREKVEQAIADLRFVRGGVVPEHAAHWRRNGFATWLFTPAVSGWYPKKAPQEPRPVPLLGEPWPGVPARGRGASDRADACWLPIAKGLTPHGLRHTHRTMMEDLGTEKVLMDERMGHIDGSVSARYAHVTPGMRKRLMLGLTEQWEAALDARLAMSATSPVRVLSDLLRARGVSRVPAKS from the coding sequence TTGGGTTTCGCGGAGAAGCGCGGAAGCTACTGGCGCGGCCGGTACAAGGTCGCGCCCGGCAAGCACAACACGGTGGTCGACGAGAACGGCAAGGCGCTCAGGTTCGCCACCAAGGGCGAGGCCCAACGGGCCGCGGCCGAGGCCGAGAACAAGTACCGTCGCGGCGACTGGCGCGACCCGGCCCTTGGCCAGGAGACCTTCGGCGAGTACGCGAACCGCTGGTACGAGGCCCAGGACCTGGCCGCCTCGACCATGCAGAACTACAAGCGCCACATCGAGGAGCACCTGCTCCCCGAGTTCGAGGACAAGGCGCTCGCCGGCATCCTGCGCACGGACGTCGACCTGTGGGAGAAGAAGGAGAAGGCCCTCTATGCCGCTTCCAGCGTCAAGACCTGGCGCTCGACGCTCCACCTGATCTTCGAGGACGCGATCGACGAGGGCCTGATCACGTCCAACCCGGCCGCTCGGCGGCGCGGACGCGGCAAACGCGCCGGCCGCTCCCGAGACCGTGGTCCGGAGAAGGTGGTCACCGACGCGCTCGGCATCCTGCTGACCGCCGAGCGCGCCGCCCTGCTCTCCGGCCGCGACGACGAGTTCGTCGCCGTGGTCCTCAAGGGATACACCGGCATGCGCTGGGGCGAGATCGTCGGCCTAGAGACCCCGTTCGTCCGCCCCGGAGCCGTCCGGGTCGAGTGGCAGCTGTACGAGCTCGACACGGGGGAACTGGTGCGCTGCCCACCCAAGGACGACAGCTACCGCACCATCGACTCGATGGACTGGCTGTCAGCGCTGGTCGCCAACCACATCGCCCGCACGAAGCCCGCGCTGTGCCCCTGCCACGGCAAGACCTACGTCTTCCGAGGGCAGGGCGCGGCGCGAACCGGGGGCCACCAGGGCGCGAAGCTGGTCGACGTCGCCCGTCGTGCCGGCGTCTCGACGGGCACGGTGTCCAACGTCCTCAACCACCCCGAACGCGTCACCGAGGCCACGCGAGAGAAGGTCGAGCAGGCCATAGCGGACCTTCGGTTCGTCCGGGGCGGCGTCGTACCGGAGCATGCCGCCCACTGGCGCAGGAACGGTTTCGCTACCTGGCTGTTCACGCCGGCGGTCTCCGGCTGGTACCCGAAGAAGGCACCGCAGGAGCCACGGCCGGTGCCCCTGCTCGGCGAGCCGTGGCCCGGTGTCCCGGCACGGGGTCGGGGTGCCAGCGATCGGGCCGACGCCTGCTGGCTCCCGATAGCCAAGGGGCTCACGCCCCACGGCCTTCGCCACACCCACCGGACGATGATGGAGGACCTGGGAACCGAGAAGGTGCTCATGGACGAACGCATGGGCCACATCGACGGCTCGGTCTCGGCGCGCTACGCCCACGTCACCCCAGGCATGCGCAAGCGCCTCATGCTGGGGCTGACCGAGCAGTGGGAGGCAGCGCTCGACGCACGTTTGGCCATGAGTGCCACGTCACCCGTGCGCGTGCTGAGTGATCTCCTGCGGGCACGCGGAGTGTCACGCGTGCCCGCCAAGTCTTAG
- a CDS encoding helix-turn-helix domain-containing protein, producing MAARSLEIGPAGLTVARTIENLRIERGLGQRQLAARCTALGRPMSNTMLSRIELAKRRCDIDDLVAIAAALQVSPAALLQGPGAA from the coding sequence ATGGCAGCACGATCTCTGGAAATAGGACCCGCAGGATTGACGGTGGCTCGCACCATCGAAAACCTCCGCATCGAACGCGGCCTTGGGCAGCGCCAACTCGCGGCGCGCTGTACCGCCTTGGGCCGTCCTATGTCCAACACGATGCTGTCCCGCATCGAACTCGCCAAGCGGCGATGCGATATCGACGACCTCGTCGCCATCGCCGCAGCCCTGCAGGTGTCACCCGCCGCCCTCCTCCAGGGGCCGGGCGCCGCCTGA
- a CDS encoding helix-turn-helix domain-containing protein: protein MPHRPSDAPPPRLYRPEEIADTLGCSAWWVKDRARRRLIPHTRVGRAYRFTAEHLADIIRLYEQRPAQPAQTAARATEPLSEPGTQTGAAQPRRPAVAPTTRLRARPPRRQQQYGTAA, encoded by the coding sequence ATGCCCCACAGGCCGTCCGACGCCCCTCCACCCCGCCTCTACCGCCCCGAGGAGATCGCCGACACCCTCGGCTGCTCGGCCTGGTGGGTCAAGGACCGAGCGCGACGCCGCCTGATACCGCACACCCGGGTCGGCCGCGCCTACCGCTTCACCGCCGAGCACCTCGCCGACATCATCCGCCTCTACGAGCAGCGGCCGGCACAGCCCGCGCAGACAGCCGCACGGGCGACCGAACCGCTCTCCGAGCCCGGTACGCAGACCGGCGCCGCGCAACCTCGCCGCCCTGCCGTGGCGCCGACTACCCGCCTACGGGCCCGCCCGCCGCGTCGACAACAGCAGTACGGCACTGCCGCGTGA